The Agarilytica rhodophyticola genome has a window encoding:
- a CDS encoding HrpE/YscL family type III secretion apparatus protein produces MTVESTAIFDKQPHVENQLKSFVKKKISFAALNRDPNGRRGDVVRANEITKVMGIDQYISKATSVIGKIVKREQHKTRKYESKIQEDIKTHAWQQVLTEIKNYQDKQDEYFDLIELHCSDIVKSAISTIVADFDDDLKISSTIEALISKTKNENNAIIVVSPEHEELATKYAIDNDWSVETSSKLSSSECELRVKNGAYQSQFSGCIEALYSVLDKEKQSYKNDSSLIF; encoded by the coding sequence ATGACAGTTGAATCTACGGCTATTTTTGATAAACAACCTCATGTAGAAAATCAGCTTAAATCTTTTGTAAAAAAGAAGATATCATTTGCAGCGCTTAACCGAGACCCTAATGGGCGACGAGGCGATGTGGTCAGAGCAAATGAAATTACTAAGGTCATGGGTATAGATCAATACATATCTAAGGCTACCTCAGTGATAGGGAAAATTGTAAAGAGAGAGCAGCATAAAACTCGTAAGTATGAATCTAAAATACAAGAGGATATTAAGACTCATGCTTGGCAACAAGTTCTTACGGAAATAAAAAACTATCAAGATAAACAAGATGAATATTTTGATCTGATTGAGCTGCATTGCTCTGATATTGTTAAGTCTGCAATTTCCACTATTGTTGCTGATTTTGACGATGACCTTAAGATTAGCTCAACAATTGAAGCCCTTATCTCTAAAACAAAGAATGAAAATAATGCAATAATTGTTGTATCCCCTGAGCATGAAGAGCTAGCGACAAAATATGCGATAGATAATGATTGGAGCGTTGAAACAAGTTCCAAATTATCGAGTAGTGAGTGTGAACTAAGAGTGAAAAATGGTGCATATCAAAGCCAGTTTTCTGGTTGCATAGAAGCTCTTTATAGTGTCTTAGACAAAGAAAAACAAAGTTACAAAAACGATAGCTCGCTCATTTTTTAA
- the sctC gene encoding type III secretion system outer membrane ring subunit SctC, with protein sequence MLFCRNKQHDSLLKVTTFCTIVAIILSTILPANALASPPKFWKESAYAIECKNTPLSVVLRDFAKSFSVDPVIDASVSGNCDGWRRSENAIFFLDNIATEFKFQWFVYKTKIYFSSVSDQHTKRLKLSDGLKKALIGVGVFQKKFGWGELPGEKAVLVSGPKRYIDMIERLGKKQKDKTTKKSTEKNENVYVFPLKYASVMDRTITIRRKKTVIPGVATILKGLLVRSGSTPNPKLTGIGADVDSSKTENFLTMGRGVKKGASVEADVRTNSVIIKSATKDFDYYQELIDELDQVRNLIEIDAIIVDISREKLKDIGVNLDYSNTRTGENGGFRTFDRLQANPLNPVANVNATVLINDLNQFQANLKLMQGRGDASIIANTSILTMENEPAVIDLSETVFIQNIAERVATVEPVTAGTLLNVTPKSIDDIDSPKIGLAVEIEDGKVIQNVQSNGLPSIRKTNISTRAIIDQSRSLVIGGYHVNSTEDTVNKVPGVGDVPILGHLFSSRKKKVLNRERLFILTPRISETSHNPADFSSTGSANLIADQVQQIQNRWLNANRSYVEKTLALFKLLAVQKMPYGYMKKYKKESALPFKCLQKGIEFDFSRIGYHVDGHGIRAYIGSVTNRSDEAVTVKENSCIGAGLIGVSLYPKKALAPGESTTMFSALEYARMNESNKVALDMVNDR encoded by the coding sequence ATGTTATTTTGTCGCAACAAACAACATGACTCATTACTTAAGGTAACAACATTCTGCACTATAGTAGCCATTATATTATCTACAATATTGCCAGCAAACGCATTGGCTAGTCCGCCTAAGTTTTGGAAGGAGAGTGCTTATGCTATTGAATGCAAAAATACGCCATTAAGTGTTGTTCTCCGAGATTTTGCAAAAAGTTTTAGTGTCGATCCTGTTATAGACGCTAGTGTTTCAGGCAATTGTGATGGATGGAGGCGATCTGAAAATGCTATTTTCTTTTTGGATAATATTGCTACAGAATTTAAATTCCAGTGGTTTGTATACAAGACTAAAATTTATTTCAGCTCGGTATCCGATCAGCATACTAAACGTCTGAAGTTATCTGACGGATTAAAGAAAGCGTTAATAGGAGTGGGTGTATTTCAGAAAAAATTTGGCTGGGGAGAGCTGCCTGGCGAAAAAGCTGTACTGGTTTCTGGCCCCAAAAGATATATCGATATGATCGAGCGTTTAGGGAAAAAACAAAAGGATAAAACGACAAAAAAGAGCACGGAAAAAAATGAGAATGTATATGTGTTTCCTCTTAAATATGCATCGGTAATGGATCGCACAATAACAATTCGAAGAAAGAAAACTGTTATACCAGGTGTTGCTACGATATTAAAAGGTCTGCTTGTACGATCAGGTTCAACACCAAACCCCAAGTTAACCGGTATCGGAGCTGATGTAGACAGTAGTAAGACTGAGAACTTTTTAACAATGGGGCGAGGTGTTAAGAAAGGTGCAAGTGTTGAAGCGGATGTCAGAACGAACTCCGTAATAATTAAATCAGCTACAAAAGACTTCGATTATTACCAAGAATTGATTGATGAGCTGGATCAAGTACGGAATTTGATCGAGATTGATGCAATTATCGTAGACATAAGTCGTGAAAAACTAAAAGATATTGGCGTCAATTTAGATTACAGCAATACACGAACTGGCGAGAATGGTGGTTTTAGAACTTTTGATCGCCTACAGGCTAATCCTCTCAACCCAGTGGCAAATGTAAATGCTACAGTACTGATCAATGATTTAAATCAATTCCAAGCTAACCTCAAACTTATGCAAGGAAGAGGTGACGCATCGATTATTGCTAACACCTCTATATTGACTATGGAAAATGAGCCTGCAGTTATCGACTTGAGCGAGACCGTATTTATCCAAAATATAGCTGAGAGAGTAGCGACTGTAGAACCTGTAACAGCTGGTACTTTGCTCAATGTTACGCCGAAATCTATTGATGATATCGATAGCCCCAAAATAGGGCTTGCGGTTGAGATTGAAGATGGCAAAGTTATCCAAAACGTACAATCAAATGGGCTGCCGTCTATAAGAAAAACTAATATTAGTACTCGAGCAATCATTGATCAGAGTCGATCACTCGTTATAGGTGGTTATCATGTTAATAGTACAGAAGATACTGTAAATAAAGTTCCAGGTGTAGGCGATGTACCAATATTGGGGCATCTATTTTCTAGCCGTAAGAAAAAAGTTTTAAATAGGGAGAGACTTTTCATTCTCACACCAAGAATATCTGAGACTTCACATAACCCAGCTGACTTTTCGAGTACAGGTAGTGCAAATTTAATCGCTGACCAAGTCCAACAGATTCAAAATCGATGGCTAAATGCAAATAGAAGTTATGTTGAAAAAACACTGGCTTTATTTAAGTTACTAGCTGTCCAGAAAATGCCATATGGTTATATGAAGAAATATAAAAAAGAGTCTGCGCTTCCATTCAAATGTCTTCAAAAAGGTATTGAGTTTGACTTTTCGAGGATTGGCTACCATGTAGATGGGCATGGCATAAGAGCTTATATCGGATCGGTAACGAATCGTTCTGATGAAGCGGTTACCGTTAAAGAGAATTCCTGTATTGGTGCAGGCTTAATTGGAGTTTCACTATATCCTAAGAAAGCTCTAGCTCCAGGTGAATCAACTACCATGTTTAGCGCCCTAGAGTATGCAAGGATGAATGAAAGTAACAAAGTCGCACTAGATATGGTTAATGATAGGTAA
- the sctV gene encoding type III secretion system export apparatus subunit SctV yields MSFLNKIVQLLVHRSEVIVAVFVVGIIFMMILPMPTGLVDVLIALNITISTILVVMVMYMPGPLAFSTFPALLLITTLFRLALSVTTTRLILLQGDAGSIVETFGNFVVGGNLVVGLVIFLILMIVNFLVITKGSERVAEVSARFTLDAMPGKQMSIDSDLRAGLLTAPEAKQKRADLGKESQLFGALDGAMKFVKGDAIAGIIIVLVNIIGGFSIGVMQLGLPAGESIKLYSILTIGDGLVAQIPALLISLTAGMLITRVKKDDSEDSNVGQELAMQLGSQPRALALAAIVLLGFGIIPGMPTLAFFLLSGIVGGIAAYQMLGAKMLPKQAINAAGTENESTPALQADNGETDIREFNVCERMAIVVAEGMSNDAHILEIVRKVRIYRNTYVVDRGFMFPTIIVIENKNVQNDEIQFRVYDSAVISATANMNFIAVDNNDVNSEKLESLGLEYEQGKASREEESLLWLPVENKDLLRENEVEFKDNLEVAAEKIGTGLLKYGHEFIGIEETNIILKWSDNEYPELNKELARVLPISRFSEVLQNLVSENVSIRPMRKIIETLVDQAAVERDIEVLTESVRVVLSRQICQELSPMNTMHVCLLNTETEELLRGAIRKTSTGGFFSLSQDERDGLLQNLKDQLSNVEKDIKPVVMVVAQDLRKYLREFIKNDFFKVPVLSYSEMVPTIDIKPVASI; encoded by the coding sequence ATGAGTTTTTTAAACAAAATAGTCCAGCTTTTAGTCCATCGATCTGAAGTTATCGTCGCAGTATTTGTAGTCGGTATTATTTTTATGATGATCCTACCTATGCCCACAGGGTTGGTAGATGTACTTATTGCCTTAAACATAACAATATCCACAATACTCGTCGTCATGGTTATGTATATGCCTGGCCCCCTAGCTTTTTCAACATTCCCTGCTTTATTGCTAATTACTACCCTATTCAGGTTAGCATTATCTGTAACTACGACTCGTCTTATATTATTGCAAGGTGATGCAGGTAGTATCGTTGAAACATTTGGTAATTTTGTTGTTGGTGGTAACTTAGTAGTAGGCCTGGTTATTTTCTTGATTTTGATGATTGTGAATTTTCTTGTCATTACAAAAGGATCAGAACGTGTTGCAGAAGTCTCTGCTAGATTCACCCTAGATGCTATGCCGGGAAAACAAATGTCAATCGATAGTGACCTTAGGGCCGGTTTGCTTACTGCGCCCGAAGCCAAGCAAAAAAGGGCCGATCTAGGTAAAGAGAGTCAGTTGTTTGGAGCATTAGATGGAGCGATGAAATTTGTAAAAGGAGATGCGATTGCCGGTATCATTATTGTACTCGTTAATATAATTGGTGGTTTCTCTATTGGCGTTATGCAGCTAGGTTTGCCTGCTGGAGAATCTATAAAACTATACTCGATACTAACTATTGGTGATGGTCTCGTAGCTCAGATACCAGCGTTGTTGATATCACTTACAGCCGGCATGCTTATTACACGAGTTAAAAAGGATGATTCTGAAGATTCAAACGTTGGTCAAGAATTGGCTATGCAACTTGGTAGTCAACCAAGAGCGCTAGCGCTAGCTGCAATAGTACTACTTGGATTCGGTATTATACCCGGAATGCCAACACTTGCCTTTTTCTTACTATCAGGAATTGTTGGTGGTATTGCCGCTTATCAGATGCTGGGAGCCAAAATGTTACCCAAGCAAGCAATTAATGCTGCTGGCACAGAAAATGAAAGTACTCCAGCCCTTCAAGCTGATAATGGGGAAACTGACATCAGAGAGTTTAATGTTTGTGAGAGAATGGCAATTGTTGTTGCTGAAGGTATGTCTAACGATGCCCATATACTTGAGATAGTAAGAAAGGTAAGGATATATAGGAATACTTACGTTGTTGATCGCGGCTTTATGTTCCCTACAATCATTGTTATCGAGAACAAGAATGTGCAGAATGATGAAATTCAATTTCGAGTTTATGATTCGGCTGTTATATCTGCGACGGCAAATATGAACTTCATCGCGGTAGATAATAATGATGTTAATAGTGAAAAATTAGAATCTCTAGGTCTTGAATATGAGCAAGGTAAAGCTTCACGGGAGGAAGAGAGCTTACTTTGGTTGCCTGTAGAAAATAAAGATCTTTTGAGAGAAAATGAAGTAGAGTTCAAAGATAATCTTGAAGTTGCCGCTGAAAAGATTGGTACCGGTCTTCTTAAATATGGACATGAATTTATTGGTATTGAAGAAACTAATATAATATTGAAATGGAGCGATAATGAGTATCCAGAGTTAAATAAAGAGCTTGCACGAGTGTTACCAATATCGCGCTTCTCTGAAGTACTTCAAAATCTAGTGTCAGAAAACGTTTCTATAAGACCTATGAGAAAAATTATTGAAACTTTAGTCGATCAAGCTGCTGTAGAACGAGATATCGAAGTCCTGACCGAGTCGGTACGAGTGGTCTTATCTAGACAAATATGTCAAGAACTATCGCCGATGAATACAATGCATGTTTGCTTGTTAAATACTGAAACAGAAGAGTTACTTAGAGGTGCAATTCGAAAAACTTCGACTGGCGGTTTTTTTTCCCTTTCCCAAGATGAGAGAGATGGTCTTCTTCAAAATCTAAAAGATCAATTGAGTAATGTTGAAAAAGACATTAAACCTGTTGTAATGGTTGTGGCTCAGGATCTTCGAAAATATTTAAGAGAATTTATTAAAAATGACTTTTTTAAAGTTCCGGTACTTTCGTATTCCGAAATGGTGCCAACAATTGATATTAAGCCTGTCGCTAGTATTTAG
- a CDS encoding SET domain-containing protein has protein sequence MNIPVSIEGKYYDENDFIDIINKKNQAVYHGKSGTKCFKEYIERNKVSSFMRVLLFYLYDVITPQSFNGINHWQGRFNKSFSQDNSNKRSEDLNIPSVTEVYLQDILVSKLNSYLCGRKKVSCKNYKEYIYSCIAANYTPKLDIRWSDEYGWGVYALENIYSFMFLGLYVGQVQQLLWLKLIDIIRGFHNKYELAFCYNEIFAINGEKKGNYTRFINHDTNGGKKISTFSLQIADNGEIGIPHRGFIANVPKDKNSHIVFAKDEQLLWDYGKYYKLNL, from the coding sequence GTGAATATCCCAGTTTCTATTGAAGGTAAATACTACGATGAAAATGATTTTATTGATATAATCAATAAAAAAAATCAGGCAGTTTATCATGGTAAGTCAGGTACTAAATGTTTTAAGGAGTATATTGAGCGAAATAAAGTTTCTTCATTTATGCGTGTCTTACTTTTCTACCTATACGATGTTATAACACCTCAATCATTTAATGGTATAAATCACTGGCAGGGTAGGTTTAACAAATCCTTTTCTCAAGATAATAGTAATAAAAGAAGTGAAGATTTAAACATACCTTCAGTTACAGAAGTTTACTTACAAGATATACTTGTAAGTAAACTTAATAGTTACTTATGTGGTAGAAAAAAAGTTAGTTGTAAAAACTATAAAGAGTATATTTATTCTTGTATAGCTGCGAATTATACTCCAAAACTAGATATTCGTTGGTCAGATGAATATGGCTGGGGGGTATATGCTCTAGAAAATATTTACTCTTTCATGTTTCTTGGTTTGTATGTGGGCCAAGTTCAACAACTTTTATGGCTAAAGTTAATTGACATTATAAGAGGGTTTCACAACAAATATGAGCTAGCGTTCTGCTACAATGAAATCTTTGCAATTAATGGAGAAAAAAAAGGTAACTATACACGTTTTATCAATCATGATACTAATGGTGGCAAGAAAATCTCCACATTTTCGTTACAAATAGCAGATAACGGAGAAATTGGCATACCCCATAGAGGCTTCATTGCGAATGTGCCAAAAGATAAAAACTCTCACATAGTTTTTGCTAAAGATGAGCAACTATTATGGGATTATGGGAAATACTATAAGTTAAACCTATAA
- a CDS encoding TyeA family type III secretion system gatekeeper subunit, whose amino-acid sequence MNRINNYIPPPTVPKLTMAKALSTNAANNMEEASFKMSEVKDSSKKEKSSSSDATQKRLLVKSINRITNIQKYSKMLDEQDSVEKKFQQIMSAVGKNGGLDKWIEGQSEDEAAVVWLALKRAGNEAKDPAKKLIQSRESFFLKDNISQIQASFNVAPVVSKYFPNRNSARKMRKALSRNNGRRKGVRSIFLSLLDAFDEDEFPESVDAYIRSIAQDIDADHPSTEVEYLRDIYERLNAATGVKSLLNFCDDAMLNLKRHIEILEAKPVGLARSLLDLTGDDIYHSEIKSIVSDYVEPDKKSRLMFLNVLYPLLSRLPTSLWSDEEKRHEGIKAFLSYMEQETRKESEYARF is encoded by the coding sequence ATGAACCGAATTAATAATTATATTCCACCACCAACAGTGCCCAAGCTGACTATGGCAAAGGCATTAAGTACTAACGCCGCTAATAATATGGAAGAAGCTTCTTTCAAAATGAGCGAAGTAAAAGATTCTTCTAAAAAGGAGAAATCTAGTAGTAGTGATGCCACTCAAAAAAGATTGCTGGTGAAAAGTATTAACCGGATCACCAACATACAGAAATATTCAAAGATGCTTGATGAGCAGGATAGTGTTGAGAAAAAATTTCAGCAAATTATGTCTGCCGTAGGGAAAAATGGTGGTCTAGATAAATGGATAGAAGGCCAAAGCGAAGACGAAGCCGCAGTTGTTTGGTTGGCGCTAAAAAGAGCCGGAAACGAAGCGAAAGATCCTGCCAAAAAGCTTATACAATCTCGAGAGAGTTTTTTCCTAAAAGATAATATAAGCCAAATTCAAGCATCATTTAATGTAGCACCGGTAGTTTCAAAGTATTTTCCAAATAGAAATAGTGCGAGAAAGATGCGTAAAGCACTTTCTAGAAATAATGGTCGACGCAAGGGAGTTAGATCTATTTTCTTAAGCCTACTCGACGCTTTTGATGAGGATGAATTTCCAGAAAGCGTTGACGCATACATCCGTTCTATAGCCCAAGATATAGACGCAGATCATCCATCAACAGAAGTTGAGTATTTAAGAGATATCTATGAAAGGTTAAATGCGGCAACAGGTGTTAAATCATTATTAAATTTCTGTGACGATGCCATGTTAAATTTAAAGCGTCATATTGAAATTTTAGAAGCAAAACCGGTTGGCCTAGCACGATCATTATTAGACCTAACTGGTGACGATATATACCATAGTGAAATCAAGAGTATCGTGAGTGACTATGTTGAACCAGATAAAAAATCACGACTAATGTTTTTAAATGTCTTATACCCACTACTTAGTCGTTTACCCACATCCCTTTGGAGTGATGAAGAAAAAAGGCACGAAGGAATTAAGGCTTTTTTGTCTTATATGGAGCAAGAAACAAGGAAAGAATCCGAATATGCTCGGTTTTAA
- a CDS encoding RNA polymerase sigma factor produces the protein MTSNTLEKLEQPEKKESIDSVIKNSSVYLRRFISKRAKNKCDIDDFMQATLLEAIRSYHNFRGDSQAKTWLCGIAYNIIRNSIKRQEKDLSVFSEEYSESIDYLSSDNGISSQRVQDPADIIECNELIDNVCDRYEALPEKMQGVFNSLVVEGKSYQDTADQFNVPLGTIRSRMANARKILRQELKA, from the coding sequence ATGACTTCAAACACTTTAGAAAAACTTGAACAGCCAGAAAAGAAAGAAAGTATAGATAGTGTCATAAAAAACAGCAGCGTCTACTTGCGCAGATTTATTTCAAAGAGAGCTAAAAACAAATGTGATATAGATGACTTCATGCAGGCAACGTTGTTAGAAGCCATCAGATCCTACCATAATTTCAGAGGGGACTCTCAAGCTAAAACTTGGCTGTGCGGTATCGCATACAACATAATTAGAAACAGCATAAAACGCCAAGAAAAGGATCTAAGTGTTTTTTCGGAAGAATATTCGGAAAGTATAGATTACCTATCAAGCGATAACGGGATATCTTCTCAAAGAGTTCAAGACCCGGCTGATATCATCGAGTGTAATGAATTAATAGATAATGTGTGTGACAGATATGAGGCACTTCCTGAAAAAATGCAGGGGGTATTTAATTCATTAGTTGTTGAAGGAAAAAGCTACCAAGACACCGCCGATCAGTTCAACGTGCCTTTAGGGACAATCCGATCACGTATGGCTAATGCACGAAAGATACTCCGACAAGAATTAAAAGCTTAG